In the genome of Tropicibacter oceani, one region contains:
- a CDS encoding trans-sulfuration enzyme family protein has protein sequence MKRTLQRPVVPGVGASQPVVTPIMPSVVYASESPDALDAQYEGRVKGHTYAREGHPNADVLAARIDAMEGMDGGIVTGSGMAAVTAVLLGLCKAGDHVVGGNQLYGRSMRMMAEDLPRLGIATTLADPTDVAAVEAALRPETRMVLIEVVSNPTLRVADLDGIAALCRARGVLLVVDNTFTTPAAIRPVEHGADIVLHSVTKLLAGHSDVTLGWVAAVDPEITARMRVFAVTTGLTASPFDCWLAERGLATFGLRFARTQDTAQRLAAHLAGQPGVRRVLYPTRADHPDAARAQGLLQGQGCNMVSFEIEGGRAAANAFAKGASGIAFAPTLGDVGTTLSHPASSSHRALTPEGREALGMSEGFFRVSVGLEDPEALLACFDDGLRAAGLV, from the coding sequence ATGAAACGCACTTTGCAACGGCCGGTCGTCCCGGGGGTAGGGGCCTCTCAGCCCGTGGTGACACCGATCATGCCGTCGGTGGTTTATGCGTCGGAGAGCCCCGATGCGCTGGATGCGCAGTACGAGGGGCGGGTCAAGGGCCATACCTATGCGCGCGAGGGCCATCCGAACGCCGATGTGCTGGCGGCGCGGATTGATGCCATGGAAGGGATGGACGGCGGCATTGTCACCGGGTCCGGCATGGCAGCGGTTACGGCGGTCCTGTTGGGGCTGTGCAAGGCGGGTGATCATGTTGTGGGTGGCAACCAGCTTTATGGGCGCTCCATGCGGATGATGGCCGAGGATCTGCCGCGGCTGGGGATTGCCACCACGCTGGCCGATCCCACCGATGTTGCGGCGGTCGAGGCGGCTTTGCGGCCCGAGACGCGGATGGTGTTGATCGAGGTGGTGTCCAACCCGACCTTGCGGGTGGCCGATCTGGACGGGATCGCGGCGCTGTGCCGGGCGCGCGGGGTTTTGCTGGTGGTGGACAACACCTTTACCACGCCGGCCGCCATTCGCCCGGTCGAGCATGGGGCCGATATCGTCCTGCATTCGGTGACCAAGCTGCTGGCGGGGCATTCCGATGTGACGCTGGGCTGGGTGGCGGCGGTCGATCCCGAGATCACCGCCAGGATGCGGGTCTTTGCGGTGACCACCGGGTTGACCGCCAGTCCCTTTGACTGCTGGCTGGCCGAGCGCGGTCTTGCGACCTTTGGTTTGCGCTTTGCCCGCACCCAGGACACCGCGCAGCGGCTGGCGGCGCATCTGGCGGGCCAGCCCGGGGTGCGCCGCGTGCTGTACCCGACCCGCGCCGATCATCCCGATGCGGCCCGCGCGCAGGGGTTGTTGCAGGGGCAGGGCTGCAACATGGTGAGTTTCGAGATCGAAGGCGGGCGCGCGGCGGCCAATGCCTTTGCCAAGGGCGCCAGCGGCATCGCCTTTGCGCCGACCCTGGGCGATGTGGGCACGACGCTGTCGCATCCCGCGTCGTCGTCGCACCGGGCGCTGACGCCCGAGGGGCGCGAAGCGCTAGGCATGTCCGAGGGGTTCTTTCGCGTCTCGGTCGGCCTTGAGGACCCCGAGGCGCTGCTGGCCTGTTTCGATGACGGTCTGCGCGCTGCGGGCCTGGTGTAG
- a CDS encoding substrate-binding domain-containing protein: MNVKLTASVLAIAAASATAATARDNVQVAGSSTVLPYASIVAEAFGENFDFPTPVVESGGSSAGLKRFCEGVGENTIDIANASRAIREKEIKACAENGVTEIIEVRIGYDGIVFASQIDGPAFTAFEPADIYNALAPKVLKDGALVDNPHTLWSDFNADLPAVEIAAFIPGTKHGTREVFEEKVLAAGCETTGAHEAMIAAGMSEDDAEAACIAVRTDGKSVDIDGDYTETLARIDSNANGVGIFGLAFYENNTDKLKVATMGGVEPTTESISTGEYPVSRPLFFYIKKAHIGVIPGLKEFAEFFVADEIAGPDGPLAEYGLVSDPELTATQETVADEKTMGDM, encoded by the coding sequence ATGAACGTGAAACTCACCGCCTCTGTCCTGGCGATTGCTGCCGCCTCTGCCACTGCCGCCACCGCGCGCGACAACGTGCAGGTTGCCGGATCCTCGACCGTGCTGCCCTATGCCTCGATCGTGGCCGAGGCCTTTGGTGAAAACTTCGACTTCCCGACACCCGTGGTCGAATCCGGTGGCTCCTCGGCGGGGCTCAAGCGGTTCTGCGAAGGCGTCGGCGAAAACACCATCGACATCGCGAACGCATCGCGCGCCATCCGCGAAAAGGAAATCAAGGCCTGCGCCGAAAACGGCGTGACCGAAATCATCGAAGTGCGCATCGGCTATGACGGCATCGTGTTTGCCAGCCAGATCGACGGCCCGGCCTTCACCGCCTTTGAACCGGCCGACATCTACAACGCCCTGGCGCCCAAGGTCCTCAAGGACGGCGCGCTGGTCGACAACCCCCATACCCTGTGGTCCGATTTCAACGCCGATCTTCCGGCGGTCGAAATCGCCGCCTTCATCCCGGGGACCAAGCACGGCACCCGCGAAGTCTTTGAGGAAAAAGTGCTGGCCGCAGGCTGCGAGACCACCGGCGCACACGAGGCGATGATCGCCGCAGGCATGTCCGAAGACGACGCCGAAGCCGCCTGCATCGCGGTGCGCACCGATGGCAAATCGGTCGACATCGACGGCGATTACACCGAAACCCTGGCGCGCATCGACAGCAACGCCAATGGCGTCGGCATCTTTGGCCTGGCCTTCTACGAAAACAACACTGACAAGCTGAAGGTCGCCACCATGGGCGGCGTCGAGCCGACCACGGAAAGCATTTCGACCGGCGAATACCCGGTCTCGCGCCCGCTGTTCTTCTACATCAAGAAGGCGCATATCGGCGTGATCCCGGGCCTCAAGGAATTTGCCGAATTCTTCGTGGCCGATGAAATCGCAGGCCCCGATGGCCCGCTGGCCGAATACGGCCTGGTGTCCGACCCGGAACTGACTGCAACCCAGGAAACGGTTGCGGACGAAAAGACCATGGGCGACATGTAA
- the phoB gene encoding phosphate regulon transcriptional regulator PhoB, with protein MAADQPLVLLVEDEPAQREVLRYNLEAEGFRVVAAEDGAEGLLLVAEESPDVIVLDWMLPEVSGIEVCRQLKTRPETRSVPIIMLSARSDEVDKVRGLETGADDYVVKPYSVIELMARVRAQLRRVRPSTAGLVLEYADIRLDAETHRVTRGEAALKLGPTEFRLLSTFMEKPGRVFSREQLLDRVWGRDIYVDTRTVDVHVGRLRKALTRDGGDDPLRTVRGAGYALG; from the coding sequence ATGGCCGCCGATCAACCGCTTGTGCTGCTGGTCGAGGATGAACCGGCCCAGCGCGAGGTGCTGCGCTACAATCTCGAAGCCGAGGGGTTTCGCGTGGTGGCCGCCGAGGATGGCGCCGAGGGTCTGTTGCTGGTCGCCGAGGAATCGCCCGACGTGATCGTGCTGGACTGGATGCTGCCCGAGGTCTCGGGGATCGAGGTCTGCCGCCAGCTCAAGACCCGCCCCGAAACCCGAAGCGTGCCGATCATCATGCTGTCGGCGCGCTCGGACGAGGTGGACAAGGTGCGCGGGCTGGAAACCGGCGCCGATGACTACGTCGTCAAACCCTATTCGGTGATCGAGCTGATGGCGCGGGTGCGCGCCCAGCTGCGCCGCGTGCGCCCCTCGACCGCCGGGCTGGTGCTGGAATACGCTGACATCCGGCTGGACGCCGAAACCCACCGTGTTACGCGCGGCGAGGCGGCGCTGAAACTGGGCCCGACCGAGTTTCGCCTGCTGTCCACCTTCATGGAAAAACCGGGGCGGGTGTTTTCGCGCGAACAGCTGCTGGACCGGGTCTGGGGCCGCGACATCTATGTCGACACCCGCACCGTCGACGTCCATGTCGGCCGGCTGCGCAAGGCGCTGACCCGCGACGGCGGCGACGACCCGCTGCGCACGGTGCGCGGGGCAGGCTACGCGCTGGGGTGA
- the aroQ gene encoding type II 3-dehydroquinate dehydratase: MKTIYVLNGPNLNLLGKRQPEIYGHDTLDDVERLCQSVAHDGFAIRQLQSNHEGQIVDWIHEAREDGCGIVINAGAYTHTSVAILDALNTFDGPVIEVHISQVHKRESFRHHSYISMRADGVIAGLGLEGYAAAVRRICQLTQG; this comes from the coding sequence ATGAAAACCATCTATGTTCTGAACGGCCCCAACCTGAACCTGCTGGGCAAGCGTCAACCCGAGATCTACGGCCATGACACGCTGGACGATGTCGAACGGCTGTGCCAGAGCGTCGCGCACGACGGCTTTGCCATCCGCCAGCTGCAATCGAACCACGAAGGCCAGATCGTCGACTGGATCCACGAAGCCCGCGAAGACGGCTGTGGTATCGTCATCAATGCCGGGGCTTACACGCATACCTCGGTGGCCATCCTGGACGCGCTGAACACCTTTGACGGTCCGGTGATCGAGGTGCACATCAGCCAGGTGCACAAGCGCGAAAGCTTTCGCCACCATTCCTATATCTCGATGCGCGCCGATGGGGTGATCGCGGGGCTGGGGCTGGAAGGCTATGCCGCCGCCGTCCGCCGCATCTGCCAGTTGACCCAAGGTTGA
- the phoU gene encoding phosphate signaling complex protein PhoU, producing the protein MQDQHQHISSAFDRDLEGIQAKILKMGGLVELAIRDSAVSLETRDVELAEKTRKADKVIDALEESLNDEAARVIALRAPTAIDLRVILSVMRMSANLERIGDLAKNMAKRTSVLVDLPSIQGSATSLRRMAREVEVMLKDALDSYIHRDEALALDVIDRDREIDQMYNTLFRELLTFMLEDPRNITACMHLHFIAKNIERMGDHVTAIAEQVVFLTTGRKPDEAREKQDMTSTDAALSRALDADRD; encoded by the coding sequence ATGCAGGACCAACATCAGCACATTTCCTCGGCCTTCGATCGCGATCTCGAAGGCATCCAGGCCAAGATCCTCAAGATGGGCGGGCTGGTCGAACTGGCGATCCGCGACAGTGCGGTTTCGCTGGAAACCCGCGATGTCGAGCTTGCCGAAAAGACCCGCAAGGCCGACAAGGTGATCGACGCGCTCGAAGAAAGCCTGAACGACGAGGCCGCCCGCGTCATCGCGCTGCGCGCGCCCACCGCCATTGACCTGCGGGTGATCCTGTCGGTCATGCGCATGTCCGCCAACCTCGAACGCATCGGCGATCTGGCCAAGAACATGGCCAAGCGGACCAGCGTGCTGGTGGATCTGCCCTCGATCCAGGGCAGCGCGACCTCGTTGCGGCGCATGGCGCGCGAAGTCGAGGTGATGCTCAAGGATGCGCTTGACAGCTATATCCACCGCGACGAGGCGCTGGCCCTGGACGTGATCGACCGCGACCGCGAGATCGACCAGATGTACAACACGCTGTTCCGCGAACTTCTGACCTTCATGCTTGAGGACCCGCGCAACATCACCGCCTGCATGCACCTGCATTTCATCGCCAAGAACATCGAACGCATGGGCGATCACGTCACGGCGATTGCCGAACAGGTGGTGTTCCTGACCACGGGGCGCAAACCCGACGAGGCGCGCGAAAAGCAGGACATGACCTCGACCGACGCGGCGCTCAGCCGTGCGCTGGACGCAGACAGGGATTAG
- the pstC gene encoding phosphate ABC transporter permease subunit PstC: MPLFWLATLVIALGALGFALGRFRALGSVQGDRRKLHSLPNYYGWNVALKVVTPAFGLLVVWLLVQPLLINGQVAGLLPDSAIAEGGSRGLVMSDVRRVADGLDSAVRQGALTARQSAEIAAEDVRDVLAGAGVALGSDVTPEVLNAAGRYRVLSAAGNLWMTIAVLGAAAIGLLLGLRQCYGDYRARNVVEQGVRGLLLFAASIAILTTVGIVFSLIGNTIRFFDLYPARDFFGSLTWSPSFGGGSELGIWPLLWGTFYISVIALAVSVPIGLFAAIYLSEYAGPRVRAVAKPLLEVLAGIPTIVYGLFALLTVGPLLLGIFGRDGLGWMQAGTAVMTAGLVMGIMLIPFVSSLSDDIINAVPQSLRDGSYGLGATQSETIRQVVLPAALPGIVGAVLLAASRAIGETMIVVLGAGAAARLSMNPFDAMTTVTAKIVSQLTGDADFASPEALVAFALGMTLFVLTLGLNVLALYIVRKYREQYE, translated from the coding sequence ATGCCGCTTTTCTGGCTTGCCACACTCGTGATCGCGCTTGGCGCCCTCGGCTTTGCCCTTGGGCGCTTTCGGGCGCTTGGATCGGTCCAGGGGGACCGGCGCAAACTGCATTCGCTGCCCAACTATTACGGCTGGAACGTCGCGCTCAAGGTGGTGACACCGGCCTTTGGGCTGCTGGTGGTCTGGCTTCTGGTGCAACCGCTGCTGATCAACGGACAGGTTGCCGGGCTGCTGCCCGACAGCGCCATTGCCGAAGGCGGCAGCCGCGGGCTGGTGATGTCCGACGTGCGCCGCGTCGCGGACGGGCTGGACAGCGCCGTGCGGCAGGGCGCCCTGACCGCCCGCCAAAGTGCCGAGATCGCCGCCGAAGATGTGCGCGACGTGCTGGCGGGTGCCGGCGTGGCGCTGGGGTCCGATGTCACCCCCGAGGTTCTGAACGCCGCTGGCCGCTACCGCGTGCTCAGCGCTGCGGGCAACCTGTGGATGACCATCGCGGTGCTGGGCGCGGCGGCCATCGGGCTGCTTCTGGGGCTGCGCCAGTGTTACGGTGACTACCGCGCGCGCAATGTGGTCGAACAGGGGGTGCGCGGCCTGTTGCTGTTCGCCGCCTCGATCGCCATCCTGACCACGGTCGGGATCGTCTTTTCGCTGATCGGCAATACCATCCGGTTCTTCGACCTTTACCCGGCGCGCGACTTCTTTGGTTCGCTGACCTGGTCGCCGTCCTTTGGCGGTGGCTCCGAGTTGGGCATCTGGCCGCTGCTTTGGGGCACGTTCTATATCTCGGTGATCGCGCTGGCGGTTTCGGTGCCGATCGGCCTGTTTGCCGCGATCTACCTGTCGGAATACGCCGGACCCAGGGTGCGCGCCGTGGCCAAGCCGCTGCTCGAAGTGCTGGCGGGCATTCCGACCATCGTCTACGGCCTGTTTGCGCTGCTGACGGTCGGTCCGCTGCTGCTGGGCATCTTTGGCCGCGACGGGCTGGGCTGGATGCAGGCCGGAACCGCGGTGATGACCGCCGGGCTGGTCATGGGCATCATGCTGATCCCCTTCGTGTCCTCGCTGTCCGATGACATCATCAACGCCGTGCCGCAGTCGCTGCGGGATGGCAGTTATGGCCTGGGCGCAACGCAAAGCGAAACCATCCGCCAGGTGGTGCTGCCCGCCGCCCTGCCGGGCATCGTCGGCGCCGTGCTTCTGGCTGCCAGTCGCGCCATCGGCGAAACCATGATCGTGGTGCTGGGGGCAGGGGCCGCGGCCCGCCTGTCGATGAACCCCTTTGACGCCATGACCACCGTCACCGCCAAGATCGTCAGCCAGCTGACCGGCGACGCCGATTTCGCCAGCCCCGAGGCGCTGGTCGCCTTTGCGCTTGGCATGACGCTGTTCGTCCTGACGCTGGGGCTGAACGTCCTTGCCCTTTATATCGTGCGCAAATACCGGGAGCAGTACGAATGA
- the pstB gene encoding phosphate ABC transporter ATP-binding protein PstB: protein MYDAPHKSERTVATNDIKIGARGVQVYYGDNQAIKDVDVDIEDKTVTAFIGPSGCGKSTFLRCLNRMNDTIDICRVEGRIELDGEDIYDKRVDPVQLRAKVGMVFQKPNPFPKSIYDNIAYGPRIHGLARNKAELDEIVEKALRRGAIWNEVKDRLQAPGTGLSGGQQQRLCIARAIATEPEVLLMDEPCSALDPIATAQVEELIDELRQNYSVVIVTHSMQQAARVSQRTAFFHLGNLVEFGDTAQIFTNPSDPRTESYITGRIG, encoded by the coding sequence ATGTACGACGCACCGCATAAATCGGAGAGAACCGTGGCCACGAATGACATCAAGATCGGCGCACGCGGCGTTCAGGTCTATTACGGCGACAACCAGGCCATCAAGGACGTGGATGTCGATATCGAAGACAAGACCGTGACTGCCTTCATCGGCCCCTCGGGCTGTGGCAAATCCACCTTCCTGCGGTGCCTGAACCGGATGAACGACACCATCGACATCTGCCGTGTCGAAGGCCGCATCGAACTGGACGGCGAAGACATCTATGACAAACGCGTCGACCCGGTGCAGCTGCGCGCCAAGGTCGGCATGGTGTTCCAGAAACCCAACCCCTTTCCAAAGTCGATCTATGACAACATCGCCTATGGCCCGCGCATCCACGGCCTGGCCCGCAACAAGGCCGAGCTGGACGAGATCGTCGAAAAGGCCCTGCGCCGCGGCGCCATCTGGAACGAGGTCAAGGACCGCCTGCAAGCCCCCGGCACCGGCCTTTCGGGTGGCCAGCAACAGCGCCTGTGCATCGCCCGTGCCATCGCCACCGAACCCGAGGTTCTGCTGATGGACGAGCCTTGCAGCGCGCTTGACCCCATTGCCACCGCCCAGGTCGAGGAACTGATCGACGAGCTGCGCCAGAACTACTCGGTGGTGATCGTCACCCACTCGATGCAGCAGGCCGCCCGCGTCAGCCAGCGCACTGCCTTCTTCCACCTCGGCAACCTGGTGGAATTCGGCGACACCGCACAGATCTTCACCAACCCCAGCGACCCCAGGACTGAATCCTACATCACCGGACGGATTGGATAA
- a CDS encoding sensor histidine kinase — protein MSAQAYLDALPLPVLLIGQNERVAAANAPARALLGAALAGGHFINALRQPALLDAIEACLSDRAPREAEYLTRDGDQDTTYFATVRPVPLEAGGTGVLVCFQDVSHLQQLDHMRRDFVANVSHELRTPLTAIMGFIETLKGPAQGDAPARLRFLEIMEREAARMNRLVGDLLSLSRVEQEQRVRPTGRLDPAELISDTVRGLSQVARDAGVTLECQLPDTPCKITGDADQLRQVLTNLIENAIKYSGQGAAVTIRLSPPEYRPRLRCEGIRIDVQDSGPGIDPLHLPRLTERFYRVDSHRSREKGGTGLGLAIVKHIVSRHRGRLSIDSAPGRGSCFSVVLPVE, from the coding sequence ATGTCGGCCCAGGCCTATCTGGATGCGCTGCCGCTGCCGGTCCTGCTGATCGGCCAGAACGAACGGGTCGCGGCGGCGAATGCGCCGGCGCGGGCGCTTTTGGGGGCGGCGCTGGCGGGGGGGCATTTCATCAATGCCCTGCGCCAGCCCGCCCTTCTGGATGCCATCGAGGCCTGCCTGTCCGACCGGGCCCCGCGCGAGGCCGAGTACCTGACGCGCGATGGCGATCAGGACACCACCTATTTCGCCACGGTGCGCCCTGTCCCGCTTGAGGCGGGCGGCACCGGGGTGCTGGTCTGTTTCCAGGATGTCAGCCACCTGCAGCAGCTGGACCATATGCGACGCGATTTCGTCGCCAATGTCAGCCATGAACTGCGCACGCCGCTGACCGCCATCATGGGGTTCATCGAAACCCTGAAGGGACCGGCGCAGGGGGATGCGCCGGCGCGGCTGCGCTTTCTTGAGATCATGGAGCGCGAGGCGGCGCGCATGAACCGGCTGGTGGGCGATCTGTTGTCGCTCAGCCGGGTCGAGCAGGAACAGCGTGTGCGGCCGACGGGGCGTCTGGACCCGGCCGAGCTGATCTCGGACACGGTGCGCGGGTTGTCGCAGGTGGCCCGCGATGCCGGCGTGACGCTGGAGTGCCAGCTGCCGGACACGCCCTGCAAGATCACCGGTGACGCGGACCAGTTGCGGCAGGTGCTGACCAACCTGATCGAGAACGCGATCAAGTATTCGGGGCAGGGCGCAGCGGTCACCATCCGGCTGAGCCCGCCCGAATACCGCCCCCGCCTGCGCTGCGAAGGCATCCGGATCGACGTGCAGGACAGCGGGCCGGGCATTGATCCGCTGCACCTGCCGCGCCTGACCGAACGCTTTTACCGCGTCGACAGCCACCGGTCGCGCGAAAAGGGCGGCACCGGGCTGGGCCTGGCGATCGTCAAGCACATCGTGTCGCGCCACCGCGGGCGGCTGAGCATCGACAGCGCGCCTGGCCGGGGCAGCTGCTTTTCCGTCGTGCTTCCGGTGGAGTGA
- the pstA gene encoding phosphate ABC transporter permease PstA, producing the protein MTDTRPNAAETAPRPSLMSADARTTRRNRAERRFRAYGIAAIATGIFFLVVLLTAILSNGLGAFQQTFITAEVYLDPAKLDKKGNGDLEDIKKVSTFGYDPLVQKAIFAKVQKLGIDTPLAKDKDMKALISASAAAQVRDVVIANPALIGQTVEFRILASSRVDGYIKGRVTRDSVARDKNIDAEHLDLVDALRAAGVVKRAFNTDFITGADASESRPEQAGLGVSMLGSLFMMLVVLVLSLPIGVAASIYLEEFAPQNRLTDLIEVNISNLAAVPSIVFGILGLAVFIQFAHLPQSAPLVGGLVLTLMTLPTIIISTRASLKSVPPSIRDAALGIGASKMQATFHHVLPLAMPGILTGTIIGLAQALGETAPLLLIGMVGYIATNYPGGIASGFLDPNSAMPAQIYEWAKRADPAYYERAWGGIIILLVFLLTMNIIAILLRRRFERRW; encoded by the coding sequence ATGACCGACACCCGCCCCAACGCCGCCGAAACCGCGCCGCGCCCATCGCTGATGTCGGCCGATGCGCGCACCACCCGCCGCAACCGCGCCGAGCGCCGCTTTCGCGCCTATGGCATTGCCGCCATCGCCACCGGCATCTTTTTCCTGGTCGTGCTGCTGACGGCGATCCTGTCGAACGGGCTGGGCGCCTTTCAGCAGACCTTCATCACCGCCGAGGTCTACCTGGACCCGGCCAAGCTGGACAAGAAGGGCAACGGCGATCTCGAGGACATCAAGAAGGTTTCGACCTTTGGCTATGACCCGCTGGTGCAAAAGGCGATCTTTGCCAAGGTGCAAAAGCTGGGCATCGACACGCCGCTGGCCAAGGACAAGGACATGAAGGCGCTGATCTCGGCCTCGGCCGCGGCGCAGGTGCGCGATGTGGTCATCGCCAACCCCGCGCTGATCGGCCAGACCGTCGAATTCCGCATTCTCGCCTCGTCCCGCGTCGATGGTTACATCAAGGGCCGGGTGACCCGCGACAGCGTCGCCCGCGACAAGAACATCGACGCCGAACACCTTGATCTTGTGGATGCCTTGCGCGCCGCCGGGGTGGTCAAACGGGCCTTCAACACCGATTTCATCACCGGCGCCGACGCCTCGGAATCGCGCCCCGAACAGGCCGGGCTTGGCGTGTCCATGCTGGGATCGCTGTTCATGATGCTGGTGGTGCTGGTGCTGTCGCTGCCCATCGGCGTCGCGGCCAGCATCTACCTCGAGGAATTCGCCCCCCAGAACCGTCTGACCGACCTGATCGAGGTGAACATCTCGAACCTTGCCGCCGTGCCTTCGATCGTCTTTGGCATCCTTGGTCTTGCGGTGTTCATCCAGTTCGCGCACCTGCCGCAATCGGCGCCGCTGGTCGGCGGGCTGGTGCTGACGCTGATGACCTTGCCGACGATCATCATCTCGACCCGCGCCTCGCTCAAATCGGTGCCGCCCAGCATCCGCGACGCGGCGCTTGGCATCGGCGCCTCAAAGATGCAGGCGACCTTTCACCATGTCCTGCCGCTGGCCATGCCCGGTATCCTGACCGGCACCATCATCGGGCTGGCACAGGCGCTTGGGGAAACCGCGCCGCTGCTGCTGATCGGCATGGTCGGCTATATCGCCACCAACTATCCCGGCGGCATCGCCAGCGGCTTTCTTGACCCGAACTCGGCCATGCCCGCGCAGATCTACGAATGGGCGAAACGCGCCGACCCGGCCTATTACGAACGCGCCTGGGGCGGCATCATCATCCTTCTGGTGTTCCTTCTGACCATGAACATCATCGCCATCCTGCTGCGCCGCCGCTTTGAACGCCGCTGGTAA
- a CDS encoding DUF5368 domain-containing protein — MKDLTFWTILAVFEEIFGRGLFWAMVVAAVLVTLAYIYVLIRDHSISWRKFLLAQLSMPFGAVAAVWFVLAVTNSRLSNLGGPVDVIVFLGIAAAGAVGTAILVYTAQSLFLRRPPSA; from the coding sequence ATGAAAGATCTGACATTCTGGACCATCCTTGCGGTATTCGAGGAAATCTTTGGCCGCGGGCTGTTCTGGGCCATGGTGGTGGCCGCAGTGCTGGTGACGCTGGCCTATATCTACGTGCTGATCCGCGATCACAGCATTTCGTGGCGCAAGTTCCTGCTGGCGCAGCTGTCGATGCCCTTTGGCGCCGTCGCGGCGGTCTGGTTCGTGCTGGCGGTGACCAATTCACGCCTGAGCAATCTTGGCGGGCCGGTGGACGTGATCGTCTTTCTTGGCATTGCCGCCGCCGGGGCCGTCGGCACCGCGATCCTGGTCTACACCGCGCAATCGCTGTTCCTGCGCAGACCCCCGTCGGCCTAG
- a CDS encoding NAD(P)/FAD-dependent oxidoreductase, whose amino-acid sequence MDIKPYGLSKLNRRQLLTLAAGGTALAATGAASPAQARIATKARIVIIGAGAGGTALANRLVTRLEGAQITLIDPRVEHLYQPGLSLVAAGLKPADYVVSKTTDWLPDGVTLIAQAAAAIDPEAKTVDTADGQSLPYDFLVLAPGLVLDHDAIEGFSLDMVGQNGIGALYAGPRYAEATWKAAQAYTETGGVGLFTRPATEMKCAGAPLKHTFLIEDIARSAGTRGKLDVHYMANNDSLFGVPIVSEKVRMLFGDRGITPAYSHVLRAIDAGARTATFDTPTGSVTRDYDYIHVIPPQRAPDVIRQSGLSWADKWTDQGWVECDKASLRHLRHDTIWALGDVAGVPKGKTAASVKWQVPVVEDGLIAAIEGREPTQTYNGYTSCPMITRVGRAMLVEFDYNNNLTPSFPGIIAPLEELWISWLMKEVALKATYNAMLRGRA is encoded by the coding sequence ATGGATATCAAACCGTACGGACTTAGCAAACTGAACAGACGCCAGCTGCTGACGCTGGCGGCCGGGGGCACGGCCCTTGCCGCAACAGGCGCGGCCAGCCCGGCGCAGGCGCGCATCGCCACCAAGGCCCGCATCGTGATCATCGGCGCAGGCGCCGGGGGGACGGCGCTGGCAAACCGGCTGGTCACCCGGCTTGAGGGCGCGCAGATCACCCTGATCGACCCGCGTGTCGAACACCTGTACCAGCCCGGCCTTTCGCTGGTGGCCGCGGGCCTGAAACCGGCGGATTACGTGGTGTCGAAAACCACCGACTGGCTGCCCGATGGCGTCACCCTGATCGCCCAGGCCGCCGCCGCGATCGACCCCGAGGCCAAAACCGTCGATACCGCTGACGGGCAATCCCTGCCCTATGATTTCCTGGTTCTGGCCCCCGGTCTGGTGCTGGACCATGACGCAATCGAGGGTTTCTCGCTGGACATGGTCGGGCAGAACGGGATCGGCGCGCTTTATGCCGGGCCGCGCTATGCGGAGGCCACCTGGAAGGCGGCGCAGGCCTACACCGAAACCGGCGGCGTCGGTCTGTTCACCCGCCCCGCGACCGAAATGAAATGCGCCGGGGCGCCGCTCAAGCATACCTTCCTGATCGAGGACATCGCCCGCAGCGCCGGCACGCGCGGCAAGCTGGACGTGCACTACATGGCCAACAACGACAGCCTGTTCGGCGTGCCCATCGTGTCGGAAAAGGTGCGCATGCTGTTCGGCGATCGTGGCATCACCCCGGCCTATTCCCATGTGCTGCGCGCCATCGACGCTGGCGCCCGCACCGCCACCTTTGACACCCCCACCGGCAGCGTCACGCGCGATTACGACTATATCCACGTCATCCCGCCGCAACGCGCCCCCGATGTGATCCGCCAGTCCGGGCTGAGCTGGGCCGACAAATGGACCGATCAGGGCTGGGTCGAATGCGACAAGGCCAGCCTGCGCCACCTGCGCCACGATACCATCTGGGCGCTGGGCGACGTGGCTGGCGTGCCCAAGGGCAAGACCGCCGCGTCGGTCAAATGGCAGGTGCCGGTGGTCGAGGACGGTCTGATCGCCGCCATAGAAGGCCGCGAGCCGACCCAGACCTACAACGGCTATACCTCTTGCCCGATGATCACCCGCGTCGGCCGCGCCATGCTGGTGGAGTTCGATTACAACAACAACCTCACCCCGTCCTTCCCGGGCATCATCGCCCCGCTGGAAGAGCTGTGGATCAGCTGGCTGATGAAGGAAGTGGCGCTGAAGGCCACCTACAACGCCATGTTGCGCGGCCGCGCATAA